A stretch of Desulfurivibrio alkaliphilus AHT 2 DNA encodes these proteins:
- a CDS encoding aspartate kinase has protein sequence MALIVQKFGGTSVADPDKIKAVARRVLSKQREGHRMVVVLSAMAGETNRFVDLAGQMQDSPDPREMDVLLASGEQVTVSLLAMAVKAMGSDAVSLLGDQVKIHTDDRHTKARILDIDQEVINRHLDAGKVVVVAGFQGVTADGEITTLGRGGSDTTAVALAAALKADQCDIFTDVEGVYTTDPNICASARKIDRISYDEMLELASLGAKVLDIRSVTIAKRHKVPVQVRSTFTNNEGTWVVEEDKSMESNPVSGVTYNRNEARITVSKVPDTPGTASRLFSPISREGIVVDMIIQNTRDGNLTDLTFTVPRTDYKRAMEVLKQAAAETGAEGVTGSENICKVSIVGVGMRNHTGIATTMFEVLANEGINIHMISTSEIKISCVIDEKYTELAVRALHDAFKLAE, from the coding sequence ATGGCGCTAATTGTTCAAAAGTTCGGCGGCACCTCGGTGGCCGATCCCGACAAAATCAAGGCCGTGGCCCGGCGGGTGTTGAGTAAACAGCGTGAGGGGCACCGGATGGTGGTGGTATTGTCGGCCATGGCCGGGGAAACCAACCGTTTTGTCGATCTGGCCGGCCAGATGCAGGATAGTCCCGACCCCCGGGAGATGGACGTACTGCTGGCTTCCGGTGAACAGGTAACGGTTTCCCTGTTGGCCATGGCCGTCAAGGCCATGGGCTCCGATGCCGTTTCCCTGCTGGGAGATCAGGTTAAAATTCACACCGACGACCGACATACCAAGGCTCGGATCCTGGATATCGACCAGGAGGTGATCAATCGCCACCTGGACGCCGGCAAGGTGGTGGTGGTGGCCGGTTTTCAAGGGGTTACCGCCGACGGCGAGATCACCACCCTGGGACGCGGGGGGTCGGACACCACGGCGGTGGCCCTGGCGGCGGCCCTTAAGGCCGACCAGTGTGACATCTTCACCGACGTTGAAGGGGTTTATACCACCGATCCCAACATCTGTGCCTCGGCCCGCAAAATCGACCGCATCTCTTATGATGAGATGCTGGAGCTGGCCAGTCTCGGGGCCAAGGTTCTGGATATTCGTTCGGTTACCATCGCCAAGCGGCACAAAGTGCCGGTGCAGGTCCGGTCAACTTTTACCAATAATGAAGGCACTTGGGTTGTCGAGGAGGACAAAAGCATGGAATCCAATCCGGTCTCCGGGGTTACTTATAATCGTAACGAGGCCCGTATCACCGTAAGCAAAGTGCCGGACACCCCCGGCACCGCCTCCCGGCTCTTCAGTCCCATTTCCCGGGAAGGGATTGTGGTGGACATGATTATTCAAAATACCCGGGACGGCAATTTAACCGACCTGACCTTCACCGTGCCCAGAACCGATTACAAAAGGGCCATGGAGGTGCTCAAACAGGCGGCGGCGGAAACCGGAGCGGAAGGGGTGACCGGCTCGGAGAACATCTGCAAGGTTTCCATTGTCGGGGTAGGTATGCGCAATCATACCGGGATTGCCACCACCATGTTCGAGGTGCTGGCCAACGAGGGGATCAATATTCACATGATCAGCACTTCCGAGATCAAGATCTCCTGCGTAATCGACGAAAAGTATACGGAACTGGCGGTACGCGCCCTGCACGACGCTTTTAAGCTGGCCGAATGA
- a CDS encoding M23 family metallopeptidase: MKKTLKDIIQSFVYSGKNFLNSTHFATLAITFTVAGAVLFFANITPASLPTPPELPELEESVAKQLATAELAEIVETQALNRPSEPLWPESYTHIEGELRSGDTLNDALRRAQINGSDRSRIINALDGLLDFRSLRPRDRFTAVLDDDNAVVEYRYQSGPLNVYLVRRIDDHRFQAEKMSVTLERQTKKISGRIESSLFAAFQIHGEQARLIYSFAEIFASRMDFNVEIRKGDHFQLVFEKYYRDDEFVGYGPILYARYEQSRGEVLEAIRYTPEDGKASYFDPDGRELGASFLRSPVPMARVTSGFNRRRMHPILNEVRPHLAVDLAAPTGTPVMATADGRVVFRSRDGGNGNMVILEHSNGYRSYYAHLSGFKRGMKVGDRVRQRDIIGYVGATGLATGPHVCYRIRHNGEFINPMAMRFTPRSELAGEALARFQAHLGDLVQLADNLGKKEQAVRVSRITVDPDQGLTLL, translated from the coding sequence ATGAAAAAAACCCTCAAAGATATCATTCAAAGCTTTGTTTACTCAGGGAAAAACTTCCTTAATAGCACCCACTTTGCCACTCTGGCGATAACCTTCACGGTTGCGGGGGCGGTACTTTTTTTTGCCAACATCACCCCGGCTTCACTGCCGACCCCGCCTGAACTGCCCGAACTTGAGGAATCCGTGGCCAAGCAACTGGCGACGGCCGAGTTGGCGGAAATCGTGGAAACCCAGGCCCTGAACCGTCCCTCGGAGCCGCTCTGGCCGGAAAGTTACACCCACATCGAGGGTGAACTGCGCTCCGGCGATACCCTTAATGATGCCCTGCGACGGGCCCAGATCAACGGCAGTGACCGTAGCCGAATCATCAACGCCCTGGACGGCCTGCTGGATTTTCGCTCCCTGCGCCCCCGGGACCGTTTTACGGCCGTACTCGATGATGACAACGCCGTGGTTGAATACCGCTATCAATCCGGCCCCTTGAATGTCTACCTGGTACGGCGAATCGACGATCACCGCTTTCAGGCGGAAAAAATGAGCGTCACCCTCGAGCGGCAAACCAAAAAAATAAGCGGCCGGATTGAGTCCTCCCTTTTTGCCGCCTTCCAGATCCACGGCGAGCAGGCCCGGCTAATCTACAGCTTTGCCGAAATTTTTGCCTCCCGCATGGACTTCAATGTGGAAATCAGAAAGGGCGACCACTTTCAACTGGTTTTTGAAAAGTATTACCGGGACGACGAGTTTGTCGGCTACGGGCCCATCCTCTACGCCCGCTATGAACAAAGCCGGGGGGAAGTGCTGGAGGCCATCCGCTATACCCCCGAAGATGGCAAGGCCTCTTATTTCGACCCTGACGGCCGGGAACTGGGGGCTTCTTTTCTGCGTTCACCGGTCCCCATGGCCCGGGTAACTTCCGGCTTTAACCGCCGCCGGATGCACCCCATTCTCAACGAAGTGCGGCCGCACCTGGCCGTTGATCTGGCCGCCCCCACCGGCACCCCGGTAATGGCCACCGCCGACGGCCGGGTGGTCTTCCGCTCCCGGGACGGCGGGAATGGCAACATGGTGATCCTGGAACACAGCAACGGCTACCGCTCTTACTACGCCCATCTTTCCGGGTTCAAAAGAGGAATGAAGGTCGGCGACCGGGTGCGCCAGCGCGACATCATCGGCTATGTGGGCGCCACCGGCCTGGCCACCGGCCCCCATGTCTGCTACCGGATTCGCCACAACGGCGAGTTCATCAACCCCATGGCCATGCGCTTCACCCCCCGTTCGGAGCTTGCAGGAGAGGCCCTGGCCCGCTTCCAGGCCCACCTCGGTGATCTTGTGCAACTGGCTGATAACCTGGGAAAAAAAGAACAAGCGGTGCGAGTCAGCCGGATCACCGTGGACCCTGATCAGGGTCTGACCCTGCTGTAG
- a CDS encoding tRNA (cytidine(34)-2'-O)-methyltransferase: MSTAKGRHDRLLLPVPFNVVLVEPEIPPNTGSIARLCGATDTILHLVHPLGFKIDDKHLKRAGLDYWDQIKIVNWSDLDAFLTAQDEQRLHFLSKKADRLYTEVRFQPGDFLVFGKETKGLPEETLALYADRCCAIPMSNPAIRSINLAQAAAVVLYEAIRQQT, encoded by the coding sequence ATGTCGACAGCCAAGGGTCGCCATGACCGCTTATTACTGCCGGTCCCGTTTAACGTGGTGCTGGTGGAACCGGAAATCCCGCCCAACACCGGCAGTATCGCCCGCCTCTGCGGGGCCACCGATACCATTCTGCATCTGGTGCACCCCTTGGGGTTTAAAATCGACGACAAGCATCTCAAGCGGGCCGGGCTGGATTACTGGGACCAGATAAAAATCGTCAACTGGTCCGACCTGGATGCCTTTCTCACCGCCCAGGACGAACAGCGCCTGCACTTTCTCAGCAAAAAAGCCGATCGGTTGTACACCGAAGTACGTTTTCAACCCGGGGATTTTCTGGTTTTCGGCAAAGAGACCAAAGGGCTGCCCGAGGAGACGCTTGCCCTCTATGCCGATCGCTGCTGCGCAATTCCCATGAGCAATCCGGCCATCCGCAGTATCAACCTGGCCCAGGCGGCGGCGGTGGTGCTGTACGAAGCGATCCGCCAACAAACGTAA
- the lpxB gene encoding lipid-A-disaccharide synthase, which yields MSSSHVLIVAGEASGDMHGANLVRALRSQRPGIKISAMGGSALAAECELIYDSSRLAVVGLVEVLGHLGGILAARRRLIDFLKEQRPDLLILIDYPDFNLLLAAQAKKLGIRVLYYISPQVWAWRRGRVAKIKRLVDRMAVILPFEQEFYRRQGLAVDFVGHPLVDELAPLVAQRTVLPVDEQQGGNGQASLKAAAGLGVEDEGRPVIGLVPGSRRREVAALLPVFLAAADRLAKKLEQPPIFLLPMAPGLRHATLQEHGLERYPELDIRVSRQDRHRTMAACDAAMAASGTVTLELAILGVPTVAAYRVSTFTYLVGRLLVKVPYVTLVNLVAKREVIPELIQHQAEPATISREIVELLTNQSRRRAMLQDLAEVRQKLGGGGASQKAAELALSLLN from the coding sequence ATGTCTTCTTCCCACGTCCTGATTGTCGCCGGTGAGGCCTCCGGCGATATGCATGGCGCCAACCTGGTGCGGGCCTTGCGCTCACAACGCCCGGGAATCAAGATCAGCGCCATGGGCGGCAGCGCCCTGGCGGCGGAGTGTGAGTTGATCTATGACTCCAGCCGCCTGGCGGTGGTGGGCCTGGTGGAGGTGTTGGGGCATTTGGGGGGAATTCTGGCCGCCCGGCGGCGGCTGATTGACTTCCTTAAGGAACAGCGGCCGGATCTGTTGATCCTGATCGACTATCCCGATTTCAATCTGCTGTTGGCCGCCCAGGCCAAAAAGCTGGGGATCCGGGTGCTCTATTACATCAGCCCGCAGGTTTGGGCCTGGCGGCGGGGCAGGGTGGCTAAGATCAAGCGGCTGGTCGACCGCATGGCGGTGATTTTGCCCTTTGAGCAGGAATTTTACCGGCGTCAGGGGCTGGCGGTGGATTTTGTCGGCCATCCCCTGGTGGATGAGTTGGCCCCACTGGTGGCCCAGCGAACCGTTTTGCCGGTTGATGAACAGCAGGGTGGTAACGGGCAGGCCTCTTTAAAGGCGGCAGCCGGTTTGGGGGTTGAAGATGAGGGGCGCCCGGTGATCGGTCTGGTGCCGGGCAGCCGCCGCCGGGAGGTTGCCGCTTTGTTGCCGGTTTTTTTGGCCGCCGCCGACCGGCTGGCCAAAAAGCTTGAACAACCGCCGATTTTCCTGTTGCCCATGGCACCCGGGCTGCGCCATGCCACCCTGCAAGAGCATGGCCTGGAGCGTTACCCGGAGCTTGATATCCGGGTCAGCCGGCAGGATCGCCACCGCACCATGGCCGCCTGCGATGCGGCCATGGCCGCATCGGGCACGGTCACCCTGGAACTGGCCATCCTGGGAGTACCCACGGTGGCGGCCTACCGGGTTTCCACTTTCACCTATCTGGTCGGCCGACTGCTGGTAAAGGTGCCTTACGTCACCCTGGTCAACCTGGTGGCAAAACGGGAGGTGATCCCCGAACTGATCCAGCACCAGGCCGAACCGGCGACCATCAGCCGGGAAATCGTCGAACTGCTGACCAACCAATCTCGCCGCCGGGCCATGCTCCAGGACCTGGCCGAGGTTCGGCAAAAACTCGGCGGCGGCGGCGCCTCCCAAAAAGCCGCCGAACTGGCTCTCTCTCTACTTAATTAA
- a CDS encoding Gfo/Idh/MocA family protein: MKKIRVGVIGVGHLGKFHAAKYAAMEEAELVGVADVNPELAQNVAAETGTTPYQDYRQLLPQVDAVSVVVPTVHHHRVAMDCLGQGIDVMVEKPMTTTLAEADELITQAAAGRRILQVGHIERYNPAVTALEQFLTRPLFIESHRIHVFKPRGLDVDVVLDLMIHDIDIILSIVDSPISSIHTVGVPVVTPSTDIANARIIFENGCTANITVSRVSKENVRRLRIFQPQCYISVDYAAKSLMLIRLKDQLNDQGLPQEEITHHKLPEQDALEEELRDFVSNVRHRTTPKVDGKQGRQALQVAQEIMVQIAENFRRYSDVLQRS; this comes from the coding sequence ATGAAAAAAATTCGCGTCGGCGTCATCGGGGTGGGCCACCTGGGTAAGTTTCATGCCGCCAAATACGCCGCCATGGAAGAGGCCGAACTGGTGGGGGTTGCCGATGTCAATCCGGAGCTGGCCCAGAATGTGGCCGCCGAGACCGGCACTACCCCTTACCAGGATTACCGGCAACTGCTGCCCCAGGTTGACGCGGTCAGTGTGGTGGTGCCCACCGTTCACCATCACCGAGTGGCCATGGATTGCCTGGGGCAGGGAATCGATGTAATGGTGGAGAAACCGATGACCACCACCCTGGCCGAGGCCGATGAACTGATCACCCAAGCCGCGGCGGGCCGGCGAATCCTGCAGGTGGGGCATATCGAGCGCTATAACCCGGCGGTTACGGCGCTGGAACAGTTCCTGACCCGGCCGCTGTTTATTGAATCTCACCGCATTCACGTTTTCAAACCCCGGGGGCTGGATGTTGACGTGGTGCTGGACCTGATGATCCATGACATCGACATTATTCTCAGCATTGTGGATTCCCCCATCAGTTCAATCCATACCGTGGGCGTACCGGTGGTGACTCCCAGCACCGATATCGCCAATGCCCGGATCATCTTTGAAAACGGCTGTACGGCCAATATTACCGTCAGCCGGGTTTCCAAGGAAAACGTGCGCCGGCTCCGCATCTTCCAGCCGCAATGTTACATTTCAGTGGATTACGCGGCAAAGTCGCTGATGCTCATTCGCCTCAAGGATCAGCTTAACGATCAGGGGCTGCCCCAGGAGGAGATCACCCACCATAAGCTGCCGGAACAGGATGCCCTGGAAGAGGAGTTGCGGGATTTTGTGAGCAATGTCCGCCATCGTACCACCCCCAAAGTGGACGGCAAGCAGGGCCGCCAGGCCCTGCAGGTGGCCCAGGAGATCATGGTCCAGATTGCCGAAAACTTTCGTCGCTACAGCGACGTGTTGCAGCGCAGCTGA
- a CDS encoding sodium-dependent transporter produces the protein MHKSRSLWQSNLGFLMAAIGSAIGLGNIWRFSYMAHEHGGGAFLVPYLVALAVAGIPIILLEYGLGHREKGSSPMVFARLSPRFELLGWWMPVVAMFGIMLYYSVVIGWCVNYFFHSFTLAWGSDPQTFFFNDFLQLSSSPAEFGGFRLPILLATALVWFSCWFICYRDIRHGIEVAAKIFMPLLLLLTAVIVFWTLQLDGAWEGIRDNYLSADWHKINFLAADPEARAAAARVWVAAFGQIFFTLSLGFGIMIAYASYLPAKTNLARNALITAAVNCGYSVFAGLAVFGIVGFMAFSQGVTFDEAIVGGPQLAFVVYPQAISLLPDFNSLFGALFFLVLIIAGLTSGVSLVEAFTCALTDKFNWRRKKVVTALCLLGITGSLIFTSRAGLYLLDITDHFITNYGLVLGGLLQCLIIGWYVGPEKLRQHINKLGSKVPQIWNFFIRYLTPLVLLILLLVAIRGDLADNYEGYATIHLLLYGVGWLIFCLLIAYFFTRQPWLAARLKHKHRYGDDDLLV, from the coding sequence ATGCACAAATCACGCAGCCTCTGGCAGAGCAACCTGGGTTTTTTGATGGCCGCCATCGGCTCGGCCATCGGCCTGGGCAATATCTGGCGCTTCAGTTACATGGCCCATGAGCACGGTGGCGGGGCCTTTCTGGTACCATATCTGGTCGCCCTGGCGGTGGCGGGTATTCCCATCATTTTGCTGGAATACGGCCTTGGTCACCGGGAAAAGGGCTCCTCACCCATGGTTTTTGCCCGCCTCAGTCCCCGCTTCGAATTGCTGGGCTGGTGGATGCCGGTGGTGGCCATGTTTGGCATCATGCTCTATTACTCGGTGGTGATCGGTTGGTGCGTCAACTATTTCTTTCACTCCTTCACCCTGGCCTGGGGCAGTGATCCCCAAACTTTCTTTTTCAACGATTTCCTGCAGCTCTCCTCTTCCCCCGCCGAATTCGGCGGCTTTCGTCTGCCTATTCTGCTGGCCACCGCCCTGGTCTGGTTCAGTTGCTGGTTCATCTGTTACCGCGACATCCGCCACGGTATTGAAGTGGCGGCCAAAATCTTCATGCCCCTGCTGTTGTTGCTCACCGCCGTTATCGTCTTCTGGACCCTGCAACTGGATGGCGCCTGGGAAGGAATTCGCGACAACTACCTCTCCGCCGACTGGCATAAAATTAATTTTCTGGCCGCCGACCCCGAAGCCCGGGCCGCCGCCGCCCGGGTCTGGGTGGCCGCTTTCGGGCAGATATTTTTCACCCTCTCGTTGGGTTTTGGGATCATGATCGCCTATGCCAGTTACTTGCCGGCCAAAACCAACCTGGCCAGAAACGCCCTGATCACCGCGGCGGTTAACTGCGGTTATTCGGTTTTTGCCGGCCTGGCGGTCTTCGGCATCGTCGGTTTCATGGCTTTCAGCCAAGGGGTAACCTTCGATGAGGCCATCGTCGGCGGCCCGCAGCTGGCCTTTGTTGTTTACCCCCAGGCCATTTCGCTGCTGCCGGATTTCAACTCCCTCTTCGGCGCCCTGTTTTTTCTGGTGCTGATCATCGCCGGCCTCACTTCCGGGGTCTCGCTGGTCGAGGCCTTTACCTGCGCCCTGACCGACAAGTTCAACTGGCGCCGCAAAAAGGTGGTCACCGCCCTGTGCTTGCTGGGGATCACCGGCAGCCTGATCTTTACCTCCCGGGCCGGGCTTTACCTGCTTGATATAACCGATCATTTTATCACCAACTACGGCCTGGTGCTGGGTGGGCTGCTGCAGTGTCTGATCATCGGCTGGTACGTCGGGCCGGAAAAACTGCGGCAGCATATCAACAAACTGGGCAGCAAGGTGCCGCAGATCTGGAACTTTTTTATCCGCTACCTGACCCCGCTGGTGCTGCTGATCCTGCTGCTGGTGGCCATCCGCGGCGATCTGGCCGACAATTACGAGGGTTATGCCACCATTCACCTGCTGCTGTACGGGGTGGGTTGGCTGATTTTCTGCCTGTTGATCGCCTATTTTTTCACCCGCCAACCCTGGCTGGCCGCCCGGCTCAAGCACAAACACCGTTATGGAGATGACGATCTGCTGGTTTAA
- a CDS encoding AsmA-like C-terminal domain-containing protein, producing the protein MARKIRLIVLGVLLLAALSALVLPLILRSETVRSDLADRLGYHLRSEISLDSIELAWLPTPHLLVRGVDVQRPELSLIMPETHVYPSFIALLQMRLEPRRVVLNDPELQLDLQARLAGTEVASPAVFPRKFKGEVEISRGNLSLTSTELPGNLRLEALEFRDIEAAIKLSPTRFDLELSLRPSFGRHLALSGTYLVDGNYQLQTHGRQLHLHELITTPLLGVAPLETAADLQLQATGKGLAKLDAALTGNLPCFLLKPQDIAPQAGAVRLDCGAIDLALHQREDFWQLTINDFEVSQPQFRLGGVITRDSRATDSPHWEVDLHGRELNADEIMPAVVELFGEFKPAQMVGEIVLGGWASQAAFHLAGEENVLQDPRALADRMVLEVEVERAEIMVPGIDLYLPKAWGELQIKNSILELRRAEALLEHSHGYDGSLRVGLHQELPLLELDLQLDADLEELRQLLPELVPNPVFQEEMKLFPRARGRAAGRLVVSDNWHDFTVDVTIEQSRGEVAYDRLPWPLTVERGRLLIDREQVRWRDLQGTAGPHRLLSSSGQIGLTPQAPFALHQARAELDSQAFYEHLLSYPVLKQALLPVLQEIDGPVAITHGRAEGELFQPEQWRYTTIVDLDRGSGLNWYSPLLAAEITGSRGLLRVDDDQVDFRQLRLKLQDSELKLAGSLQHQKLQHWRGKLQISGLLTAGNRTWLKNRQWLPEIFLPQAPITALPLRINWDENFLELAGTLLSKEEESKEQREPALRRLDFEFHRFNNQATEVVARVLEGADQAYFRLHLPPPPDISPQDSRAGDAPGEAERIISGSFNGQLHKGTMGHFFTFFDRQLETGTWHGEAAWQWPQTLPEEAKKAQGPKAEFTPPHFTGHLQLAGLSWAPEPDDERRLTVNRLSLSGQEQAWQLQQLDLNLNSEQRLQLGGRIDADKTGFALDLALFSPYLQRETLVAWYNELGKRQPRLAIDSKPRTWPLTGRLAFQLEEFDSGPWPDEESETSLHWQPFTGILSLTEEQGLVTELHSAVLCCLEITGTWYLDPNLGTSSFALAPTCPDTPRFEKLLPCLGIEQDIISGDCLLTAELEGEFSHWQQGRISISSPQGGRIMRMGLLARIFSLVNLTDIFTGEIAGFDERGFAYRELEFEAVIKDHVLTIEKAVVRGVGLNLIARGSLNLDDMQADMVVLVAPFKTIDTLVSWVPFVGRIIGGKDATVVTIPVGVKGDIRNPRLTVLAPDAVGQGLINLIRSTLMLPFNILSPLLPTPAE; encoded by the coding sequence ATGGCCCGTAAAATAAGGCTAATCGTGCTGGGGGTGCTGCTGCTGGCAGCCCTGTCGGCCCTGGTGCTGCCCCTGATCCTCCGGTCGGAAACGGTCAGGAGCGACCTGGCCGACCGCCTGGGCTATCACCTGCGCAGCGAGATCAGCCTGGACAGCATTGAGCTGGCCTGGCTGCCGACCCCCCACCTGCTGGTTCGCGGGGTTGATGTGCAGCGGCCGGAACTTAGCCTTATCATGCCGGAAACTCATGTTTATCCAAGCTTCATCGCCCTCCTGCAGATGCGCTTGGAACCACGACGGGTGGTGTTGAATGACCCGGAACTGCAACTTGACCTCCAGGCCCGGCTGGCCGGCACAGAGGTCGCTTCCCCGGCGGTCTTTCCCCGCAAATTTAAAGGAGAGGTGGAAATTTCCCGGGGCAACTTAAGTCTCACCTCCACCGAACTACCCGGGAATCTCCGGCTGGAAGCCTTGGAATTCCGCGACATCGAGGCGGCCATCAAACTCTCCCCCACCCGTTTTGACCTGGAACTCTCCCTGCGGCCCTCCTTTGGCCGCCATCTGGCTCTGAGCGGTACTTATCTGGTTGACGGCAACTACCAACTGCAGACCCATGGGCGCCAACTGCACCTGCATGAACTGATCACCACCCCGTTGCTGGGCGTTGCCCCCCTGGAAACGGCGGCCGATTTACAGCTGCAGGCCACCGGCAAGGGCCTGGCAAAACTTGACGCCGCCCTCACCGGCAATCTGCCCTGTTTTCTTCTAAAGCCTCAGGATATTGCCCCGCAAGCCGGGGCGGTGCGCCTGGACTGCGGGGCCATTGACCTGGCGCTGCACCAGCGGGAAGATTTCTGGCAGCTGACCATCAACGATTTTGAAGTAAGCCAACCACAGTTTCGGCTGGGCGGGGTGATTACCCGCGACAGCCGAGCAACGGACTCCCCCCACTGGGAAGTTGACCTGCATGGCCGGGAGCTTAATGCCGATGAAATAATGCCGGCGGTGGTGGAGTTGTTCGGCGAATTCAAGCCGGCCCAGATGGTCGGTGAAATTGTTCTGGGGGGGTGGGCCTCGCAGGCCGCATTCCATCTGGCCGGCGAGGAAAATGTCTTACAAGACCCCAGGGCTCTGGCCGACCGGATGGTGCTGGAGGTTGAGGTTGAGCGGGCCGAGATCATGGTGCCGGGAATCGATCTTTATCTGCCCAAGGCCTGGGGGGAACTGCAGATCAAAAACAGCATCCTGGAGCTGCGCCGGGCGGAAGCCCTGCTGGAGCACAGCCATGGCTATGACGGCTCCCTGCGGGTGGGGTTGCACCAGGAACTGCCCCTGCTGGAACTCGACCTGCAACTGGATGCCGACCTGGAAGAGTTGCGACAGTTACTGCCGGAACTGGTGCCGAACCCGGTCTTTCAAGAAGAAATGAAGCTCTTTCCCCGGGCCCGGGGCAGGGCCGCCGGCCGGCTGGTGGTCAGCGACAACTGGCATGACTTTACCGTCGATGTCACCATTGAACAGAGCCGGGGCGAAGTTGCCTACGATCGCCTGCCCTGGCCTTTAACCGTCGAACGCGGCCGCCTGCTGATCGACCGGGAGCAGGTCCGCTGGCGGGATTTGCAGGGAACGGCGGGACCGCACCGCCTGCTGAGCAGTAGCGGCCAGATCGGCCTGACCCCCCAGGCGCCCTTTGCCCTGCACCAGGCCCGAGCGGAGCTGGACAGCCAAGCATTTTACGAGCACCTGCTGAGCTATCCGGTGCTTAAACAGGCGCTGCTGCCGGTACTGCAAGAGATCGACGGGCCGGTGGCGATCACCCATGGCCGGGCCGAAGGGGAACTGTTCCAACCGGAACAGTGGCGTTATACGACCATCGTCGACCTGGACCGCGGCTCCGGGCTGAACTGGTACTCGCCGCTGCTGGCGGCGGAGATTACCGGTTCCCGGGGGCTGCTGCGGGTGGATGACGACCAGGTCGACTTCCGGCAACTAAGGCTAAAATTGCAGGACAGCGAGCTGAAACTGGCCGGCAGCCTGCAGCATCAAAAGCTGCAGCACTGGCGGGGTAAGCTGCAAATCAGCGGCCTGCTGACCGCCGGCAATCGCACCTGGCTTAAAAACCGCCAGTGGCTGCCGGAGATATTTTTGCCCCAGGCACCTATTACCGCGCTTCCCCTGCGGATCAACTGGGACGAGAACTTCCTGGAATTGGCCGGCACCCTTTTGAGCAAAGAAGAAGAGTCGAAAGAGCAGCGGGAACCTGCCTTGCGTCGCCTGGACTTTGAGTTTCACCGCTTTAACAACCAGGCCACGGAAGTGGTTGCCCGGGTGCTGGAAGGCGCCGACCAGGCCTATTTCCGCCTGCACCTGCCCCCACCCCCCGACATTTCACCCCAAGATTCCAGGGCCGGAGATGCCCCGGGCGAAGCGGAACGTATTATAAGCGGCAGTTTTAACGGCCAGTTGCACAAGGGGACAATGGGGCACTTTTTCACCTTTTTTGACCGGCAACTGGAGACGGGCACCTGGCACGGCGAGGCCGCCTGGCAATGGCCGCAGACCCTGCCTGAGGAAGCAAAAAAGGCGCAAGGACCTAAGGCGGAGTTCACTCCCCCCCATTTTACCGGCCACTTGCAGCTTGCCGGCCTCTCCTGGGCCCCAGAACCCGATGATGAGCGGCGGCTCACCGTAAACCGTTTGTCTTTGAGCGGTCAAGAACAGGCCTGGCAGTTGCAGCAACTGGATCTGAACCTGAACAGTGAACAACGGCTGCAACTGGGGGGTCGGATCGACGCGGATAAAACCGGCTTTGCTCTTGACCTGGCGCTCTTTTCGCCCTATTTGCAACGGGAGACCCTGGTTGCCTGGTACAACGAGCTTGGCAAGCGGCAACCGCGTCTGGCCATCGATTCCAAACCGCGAACCTGGCCGCTGACCGGCCGGCTTGCCTTCCAACTGGAGGAATTTGATTCCGGCCCCTGGCCCGATGAGGAATCGGAAACCTCCCTGCACTGGCAACCCTTTACCGGCATCCTGTCGTTGACCGAGGAGCAGGGGCTGGTGACCGAGCTGCACTCGGCGGTGCTCTGCTGCCTGGAGATCACCGGTACCTGGTATCTGGACCCGAACCTGGGCACCAGTTCCTTTGCCCTGGCTCCGACCTGCCCGGATACCCCCCGCTTTGAAAAATTATTGCCGTGCCTGGGGATTGAACAGGATATAATCTCCGGCGACTGCCTGCTGACCGCGGAACTGGAGGGGGAATTCAGCCACTGGCAACAAGGCAGAATCAGCATCTCCTCCCCGCAGGGAGGCCGTATCATGCGCATGGGGCTGCTGGCCCGAATCTTCAGCCTGGTCAACCTTACCGACATTTTTACCGGTGAAATCGCCGGTTTTGACGAACGCGGGTTTGCTTACCGGGAACTGGAGTTCGAGGCGGTGATAAAGGACCATGTCCTGACCATTGAAAAAGCGGTGGTACGGGGGGTGGGTCTGAATCTGATCGCCCGCGGCAGTTTGAACCTGGACGATATGCAGGCCGATATGGTGGTCCTGGTGGCCCCTTTTAAAACCATCGACACCCTGGTGAGTTGGGTTCCTTTCGTGGGGCGGATCATCGGCGGCAAGGACGCCACCGTGGTGACCATTCCCGTTGGGGTCAAGGGGGATATCCGCAACCCCCGGCTCACGGTTCTGGCCCCGGATGCGGTGGGACAAGGGCTGATCAATCTTATCAGGAGCACCCTGATGCTGCCCTTTAATATTTTGAGCCCGTTGCTGCCTACCCCAGCTGAATAA